One genomic region from Rhinoraja longicauda isolate Sanriku21f chromosome 34, sRhiLon1.1, whole genome shotgun sequence encodes:
- the rnaseka gene encoding ribonuclease kappa-A, giving the protein MASLLCCGPKLAACGIVLSIWGVIMLALLGIFFSIHSAVLIEDVPFTDEDFMHKDPSRIYRLYEQVSYNCFIAAGIYLVLGGFSFCQIRMNKRKEYLVR; this is encoded by the exons ATGGCGTCTCTGCTGTGCTGTGGGCCCAAGCTTGCGGCCTGTGGGATTGTCCTCAGTATCTGGGGAGTCATCATGCTG GCCCTTCTCGGAATATTCTTCAGCATCCATTCTGCCGTCTTGATAGAAGATGTCCCATTCACTGATGAAGACTTCATGCA CAAGGACCCTAGTCGCATCTACCGCCTGTACGAGCAGGTCAGCTACAACTGTTTCATCGCGGCTGGCATTTACCTGGTGCTTGGCGGCTTCTCCTTCTGCCAAATCCGCATGAACAAACGCAAGGAGTACCTGGTCCGTTGA